The following DNA comes from Acidobacteriota bacterium.
CACTGCGGTCGACGAAACACCTTTCTCTGCTTTCTTTTCCTGGCATGACATGCCCATGTAGTTAAAGCCCATTTCAGGCGGCATGGATTGCTGGAAGGTCTCTTCCAATGCCTTCATCGCTTGCGACGAGCTATAGCCCGGCGCCGCGGCCGCGTTGATTTGCGCCGAGCGATACTCGTTAAAGCGCAACGTGAATTCCGGTCCGTTGATGTTTTTGATCGTGGCCAGAGCATCGAGTGGAACGGGGTCGTTGTTCGAATTGCGAACATAGAACTGACCCACATTCTTCGGGTCGTCGCGGTAATCGCCTTCCGCCTCGATGTAGGTCTGCCAGGTCCGTCCGAAGCGGTTGAAATAGTTGACAAAATAACCACCCATGAAGGTCTGTAGTGTTTGGTAGACCTCGCCTATGTCGATACCTTGCTTGAGCACCTTGTCGCGATCGACGTCCACAAAGAGCTGCGGCACGTTAGGCAGAAACGTTGAGAAGAGTCCGGCAAGTTCCGGACGTTTTTGCGCGGCGGCCATAAACTTCTGTAAATTCTCGGCAAGAAACCCAATGTCTTTTCCGGCACGGTCTTGCAACAGAAAGGTAACCCCGCCGGAGGTACCTACGCCGGGGATAGCAGGTGGCGGAAACGCAAAAGCAATCCCGTCAGTAAAACCGGCCAGCTCCTTGTTTATCCGCAGCTTGATTACCTCGTATTGTTCCTCCGGCTTCTTTCGCTCCTCCCACGGCTGCAGGGTGACGAAGAAGAAGGCGCTATAAGTATCCTGAACGATGCTAAGAAGGCTAAACCCGACGACAGCCGTAGTGTATTTGATGCCCGGTATTTTACTGAGAACATCTTCGATTTTACGCGCCGCCTCATCCGTGCGATCGAGCGACGCGGCATCCGGTAGTTGCAGCGCCATATAAATGTAGCCCTGATCTTCTTCGGGAAGGAAGCTTC
Coding sequences within:
- a CDS encoding hydrophobe/amphiphile efflux-1 family RND transporter → QTDSVREGMREIVKTLVEAILFVVVVVFIFLQGWRATLIPLCAVPVSLVGTFVLFPLFGFSINTLSLFGLILAIGLVVDDAIVVVEAVEHHIEHGMAPREATLLAMRQVSGPVIGVACVLAAVFIPTVFLPGITGRLYQQFAITIAVAVIISAFNALSLSPALSALLLRPRKKARGPLGWFFGGFNRVFSSVTNGYVNWSRHAIRKSALSLGLLVLFFVGAGWFGGKLPRSFLPEEDQGYIYMALQLPDAASLDRTDEAARKIEDVLSKIPGIKYTTAVVGFSLLSIVQDTYSAFFFVTLQPWEERKKPEEQYEVIKLRINKELAGFTDGIAFAFPPPAIPGVGTSGGVTFLLQDRAGKDIGFLAENLQKFMAAAQKRPELAGLFSTFLPNVPQLFVDVDRDKVLKQGIDIGEVYQTLQTFMGGYFVNYFNRFGRTWQTYIEAEGDYRDDPKNVGQFYVRNSNNDPVPLDALATIKNINGPEFTLRFNEYRSAQINAAAAPGYSSSQAMKALEETFQQSMPPEMGFNYMGMSCQEKKAEKGVSSTAV